A stretch of the Proteus sp. ZN5 genome encodes the following:
- a CDS encoding VENN motif pre-toxin domain-containing protein, whose translation MGNNIVTAIANGSAPYLANEVKNQIQGNSVESDIQRTIAHGLLNAGLALAKGENAVVQASGAMTGETVGILSHSLYGKTPEELTETEKQNISAWATLTSGIVGGLISDNSTGVANAAQAGKVVVENNFLGDISREALDKNREALRENKYTERDVRELLALEARDQINDELLNQYRKDPASLTPEQQQRFLQELQQYAYEKTHLHDTKTVEQLVIMLLKEGDSSLLSNKGFPYAGRTEAKNAWADKERQRAYEQNGWLGALNWTRTQTEEEKLFRKADNLANTYGYHRDNAAIGDAPLQVLQGGLTIRVMAPLLGGAGKATAYLLGDGTGKMMLTTGTIGATANAGIQYGFTGEINSVDVVFAFGTGAMTAYTKLGGTVAWNAGMGGAASMFKGDDPFTILTNATTAGIGSSVGYGFAGKPISYGWNQYKLWKTGGWDPKYNPKLQGGAIKGLYGLSKDMKPHPLPGILGNIGSAFTTETTNFLMQEKIKEVEEKNSESKN comes from the coding sequence ATGGGCAACAATATTGTTACCGCGATTGCTAATGGTTCAGCCCCTTATCTTGCCAACGAAGTGAAAAACCAAATTCAAGGTAATAGTGTTGAAAGTGATATTCAGCGCACGATAGCGCACGGCTTACTGAATGCAGGCCTTGCGTTGGCAAAAGGTGAGAATGCAGTAGTGCAAGCTTCTGGCGCAATGACAGGGGAAACAGTGGGTATTTTATCGCACTCACTTTATGGTAAAACCCCCGAAGAACTCACCGAGACTGAAAAGCAGAATATAAGTGCATGGGCAACGTTAACTTCTGGGATTGTTGGCGGTTTAATCAGCGATAATAGCACCGGAGTTGCCAATGCCGCCCAAGCTGGGAAAGTGGTGGTTGAGAATAACTTTTTGGGAGATATTTCACGCGAGGCATTAGATAAAAACCGTGAGGCATTACGGGAAAACAAATATACGGAGAGGGATGTTCGTGAGTTACTGGCGTTGGAAGCCCGTGACCAAATCAATGATGAACTGTTAAATCAGTACCGGAAAGATCCGGCGTCTTTGACACCGGAGCAGCAACAGAGATTTCTGCAGGAATTGCAGCAATATGCTTATGAAAAAACTCACTTGCACGATACCAAAACTGTCGAACAGCTGGTCATTATGTTGTTAAAAGAAGGGGATTCATCGCTGCTCTCGAACAAAGGCTTCCCATATGCAGGGCGTACAGAAGCGAAAAATGCTTGGGCAGACAAGGAAAGGCAACGGGCATATGAGCAAAACGGATGGCTGGGTGCTCTGAACTGGACACGTACACAAACCGAAGAAGAAAAACTGTTCAGAAAAGCCGATAACCTAGCCAATACGTATGGCTACCACAGAGATAATGCGGCTATTGGTGATGCTCCTCTTCAGGTATTGCAGGGTGGTTTGACAATCCGAGTTATGGCACCGCTATTGGGAGGGGCAGGTAAAGCCACGGCATATTTATTGGGAGATGGGACAGGCAAAATGATGCTCACAACAGGAACAATAGGAGCCACAGCAAATGCTGGGATTCAATATGGATTTACAGGAGAAATCAATTCCGTGGATGTAGTGTTTGCTTTTGGAACAGGCGCTATGACGGCGTATACGAAGCTTGGGGGAACAGTTGCCTGGAATGCAGGCATGGGGGGAGCCGCAAGTATGTTTAAGGGGGATGATCCTTTTACAATACTTACAAATGCCACTACTGCAGGTATTGGTTCTAGCGTGGGATATGGTTTCGCGGGTAAGCCTATAAGTTATGGATGGAATCAATATAAATTGTGGAAAACAGGAGGTTGGGATCCCAAATATAACCCTAAATTGCAAGGTGGAGCTATAAAAGGATTATATGGACTTTCGAAAGATATGAAACCCCATCCTTTGCCTGGTATTTTGGGAAATATAGGCTCTGCCTTTACAACAGAGACTACAAACTTTCTGATGCAAGAGAAAATTAAGGAAGTTGAGGAAAAAAATAGTGAATCAAAAAACTAA
- a CDS encoding VENN motif pre-toxin domain-containing protein produces the protein MGNSIVTAIANGSAPYLANEVKNQIQGNSVESDIQRTIAHGLLNAGLALAKGEDAVVQASGAMTGEIVGILSHSLYGKTPEELTETEKQNISAWATLTSGIVGGLISDNSAGVANAAQAGKVVVENNYLTAKQITSWLEKYYLASTDEEKKHLVELGNNVDAEQQQKAIETRITKEHLVQQQDELILLIQSADCNAHCKSIAEYSIKKLDPIIENYSELQRGNNTPRAVVATTALGLPIMSKAISPYVASWLGSTTVASRVVGVTTTGTANLAMQVHNINTDPKASFSYASFGSSLLTGGITSGMGYWGTLTTNTTGAGVSSLIDGESPWVSMGGALVGSTVGYGGTKWLTHHFDNKFNPWSSGLKDRPLVVMPSITAPPSVSVVPSIVGSTIGAIGSEGANKIVTDKIKKLNDEE, from the coding sequence ATGGGCAATAGTATTGTTACCGCGATTGCTAATGGTTCAGCCCCTTATCTTGCCAACGAAGTGAAAAACCAAATTCAAGGTAATAGTGTTGAAAGTGATATTCAGCGCACGATAGCGCACGGCTTACTGAATGCAGGCCTTGCATTGGCAAAAGGTGAGGATGCAGTAGTGCAAGCTTCTGGCGCAATGACAGGGGAAATAGTGGGTATTTTATCGCACTCACTTTATGGCAAAACCCCCGAAGAACTCACCGAGACTGAAAAGCAGAATATAAGTGCATGGGCAACGTTAACTTCAGGGATTGTCGGCGGTTTAATCAGCGATAATAGTGCAGGTGTTGCCAATGCCGCCCAAGCCGGGAAAGTGGTGGTTGAGAATAATTATTTAACAGCCAAACAAATAACTTCATGGCTTGAAAAGTATTATCTTGCTTCTACAGATGAGGAAAAAAAACATTTAGTTGAATTAGGAAATAATGTCGATGCAGAACAACAGCAAAAAGCGATAGAAACTAGGATCACTAAAGAACATTTGGTTCAACAACAAGATGAATTAATTTTACTTATTCAATCAGCAGATTGTAATGCTCATTGCAAATCAATTGCTGAATATAGTATCAAAAAACTGGATCCTATCATTGAAAATTATAGTGAATTACAGCGTGGTAATAATACTCCACGAGCCGTTGTTGCAACGACAGCATTAGGTTTACCTATAATGAGTAAGGCTATTAGCCCTTATGTAGCGAGTTGGTTAGGTAGCACTACTGTTGCTAGCCGTGTGGTAGGTGTAACAACTACGGGCACAGCAAATTTAGCCATGCAGGTGCATAATATTAACACAGACCCAAAAGCGAGCTTTAGTTATGCAAGCTTTGGTTCTTCTTTGTTAACAGGAGGAATAACATCAGGAATGGGGTATTGGGGAACGCTCACAACCAATACAACTGGTGCGGGTGTTTCAAGTTTAATTGATGGAGAATCACCTTGGGTCTCAATGGGAGGCGCATTAGTTGGTTCAACAGTCGGCTATGGAGGCACAAAATGGTTAACTCATCATTTTGATAATAAATTTAATCCTTGGTCTAGCGGGCTTAAAGATCGCCCATTAGTTGTAATGCCATCAATTACAGCTCCGCCGAGTGTATCAGTAGTACCAAGTATTGTTGGAAGTACAATTGGAGCTATTGGTTCCGAAGGTGCGAATAAAATAGTTACAGATAAAATAAAAAAATTGAATGACGAGGAATAA
- a CDS encoding VENN motif pre-toxin domain-containing protein, translated as MGNNIVTAIANGSAPYLANEVKNQIQGNSVESDIQRTIAHGLLNAGLALAKGENALVQASGAMTGETVGILSHSLYGKTPEELTETEKQNISAWATLTSGIVGGLISDNSTGVANAAQAGKVVVENNLLGGNELMHTQLAQEYGKDRMSCVENSNSESCQRGKALQQAYIYALATGSTGSVSLLSTSARVMWFIGAGANSGVQYIDSKKVNPVNAIIAGWVNVMTIGEGWKSTVFFNAAGGALTNTINDESATMGAITTGSGALMGYGLGNFIVKPVTNWVGKIITKGNNPGFNEVLRKYSESEVKGRSYIMQEVSESKISSGVSNMSGSFSAEYGASKLQELIDKREEK; from the coding sequence ATGGGCAACAATATTGTTACCGCGATTGCTAATGGTTCCGCGCCTTATCTTGCTAATGAAGTGAAAAACCAAATCCAAGGTAACAGTGTTGAAAGTGATATTCAGCGCACGATAGCGCACGGATTACTGAATGCCGGTCTTGCGTTGGCAAAAGGCGAGAATGCCTTAGTGCAAGCCTCTGGCGCAATGACAGGGGAAACAGTGGGTATTTTATCTCACTCACTTTATGGTAAAACCCCCGAAGAACTCACTGAGACTGAAAAGCAGAATATAAGTGCATGGGCAACGTTAACTTCAGGGATTGTCGGCGGTTTAATCAGCGATAATAGCACAGGCGTTGCTAATGCCGCTCAAGCCGGGAAAGTGGTGGTTGAGAATAACTTACTTGGTGGAAATGAGCTAATGCATACTCAACTGGCACAGGAATATGGTAAAGATAGAATGTCATGTGTGGAAAATTCTAATTCTGAATCATGTCAGAGAGGCAAAGCGCTACAACAAGCTTATATTTATGCTTTAGCAACAGGTAGTACGGGAAGTGTTTCTTTGCTTTCAACAAGTGCGCGAGTTATGTGGTTTATCGGTGCAGGTGCCAATTCAGGAGTACAATATATCGATTCAAAAAAAGTTAACCCAGTGAATGCAATAATTGCAGGTTGGGTAAATGTAATGACAATAGGAGAAGGATGGAAAAGTACAGTTTTCTTTAATGCAGCAGGAGGAGCATTGACGAATACGATAAATGATGAAAGTGCAACAATGGGGGCAATCACGACAGGAAGTGGAGCATTAATGGGGTATGGATTAGGTAATTTTATAGTAAAACCTGTAACTAATTGGGTTGGTAAAATAATAACAAAAGGCAATAATCCCGGATTTAATGAAGTGTTGAGAAAATATTCAGAGTCAGAGGTTAAGGGAAGGTCTTATATTATGCAGGAAGTATCCGAAAGTAAAATTTCTTCTGGAGTCAGTAATATGAGTGGTAGTTTTTCGGCTGAATATGGTGCATCTAAATTACAAGAATTAATAGATAAAAGAGAAGAAAAATGA